The genome window TACTTTGTCCTAACAGCTAGTAATTCCTTTTTACTTTACTTTTGCACTATGAACATTCGCCCGCGCAGAAATAGAAAATCCCAAAGTATAAGAGAATTAGTGCAAGAAACTTGGCTAACTTCAAAAGACTTGCTTTACCCTTTGTTTTTAGTAGAAGGAGAAAAGCAGAAAATTCCCAT of Bacteroidia bacterium contains these proteins:
- a CDS encoding porphobilinogen synthase, producing MNIRPRRNRKSQSIRELVQETWLTSKDLLYPLFLVEGEKQKIP